Proteins encoded by one window of Filimonas effusa:
- a CDS encoding helix-turn-helix domain-containing protein → MIDSLAAFVKERRKKAKLSQEEFALRTGVALTVVRKIEQGKGNLNLEKVNHVLSMFGHELAPVNKQEINKKKHEEREDLL, encoded by the coding sequence ATGATTGATTCGTTAGCCGCTTTTGTAAAGGAGAGAAGAAAGAAAGCGAAGCTTTCTCAGGAAGAGTTTGCGCTACGTACCGGCGTGGCACTTACTGTAGTGCGTAAAATTGAACAAGGCAAAGGCAACCTTAACCTGGAGAAGGTTAACCATGTACTAAGCATGTTCGGCCATGAACTGGCACCGGTCAATAAGCAAGAGATCAACAAGAAAAAACATGAGGAGCGCGAGGATTTATTATAA
- a CDS encoding HipA N-terminal domain-containing protein, which yields MRSARIYYKELTAGILTETDDGLYVFQYDPAYVKEYPSQFICFSMPVTDQSYKANSLFPFFEGLIPEGWLLDIAATNWKINKNDRMALLLACCSNCIGAVSVEPIISEHE from the coding sequence ATGAGGAGCGCGAGGATTTATTATAAGGAGCTAACAGCAGGCATTCTTACCGAAACTGATGACGGACTGTATGTTTTTCAGTATGATCCTGCGTACGTGAAAGAGTACCCTTCTCAATTCATTTGTTTTTCTATGCCGGTTACAGACCAATCTTACAAAGCAAACAGTCTCTTTCCATTTTTCGAAGGGCTTATACCTGAAGGCTGGCTTCTGGATATTGCAGCTACAAACTGGAAAATCAATAAGAATGATCGCATGGCACTCCTGCTAGCCTGTTGCAGCAATTGTATAGGTGCCGTAAGTGTCGAGCCAATAATTTCAGAACATGAGTAA
- a CDS encoding HipA domain-containing protein: MSKHCLYCYQPLAEDSGNDFHERCSLTFFGDKVPPRLSYTLDQMAELAKNIVERRIAVPGVQPKLSLTLVKEVLEDGAKGRLTIVNALGGNYIFKPPHQDYDQMPENEHVTMRIAEEVFGLKTVPSSLIRLQSGELSYITKRIDRTASNEKIHMLDMFQVLEARDKYKGSHERIGKAIEKYSVNTLLDQTEYFRLVLFCFLTGNTDMHLKNFSLIQGEDGWGLSPAYDLLNVTLVFEDEDDLALTIGGKRRKLLQQHLSDLASGLGLNSRQISATYKMFSQNKPLALEWLDRSFLSDQKKEAYKVKINERYARLGL; this comes from the coding sequence ATGAGTAAACATTGTTTATACTGTTATCAGCCGCTTGCTGAAGATTCAGGCAATGATTTTCATGAACGTTGCAGTCTTACCTTTTTTGGAGACAAAGTGCCTCCCAGGCTAAGTTATACCCTGGATCAAATGGCTGAACTAGCAAAGAACATTGTTGAACGCAGGATCGCCGTTCCGGGCGTACAACCTAAACTATCCCTGACACTTGTCAAGGAAGTTCTGGAAGACGGTGCCAAGGGTCGACTAACCATCGTGAATGCTTTAGGTGGCAACTATATCTTCAAGCCGCCGCATCAGGACTACGATCAGATGCCTGAAAACGAGCATGTGACTATGCGTATCGCAGAAGAGGTGTTTGGCCTGAAAACAGTTCCTTCCAGCCTGATTCGCCTGCAGTCCGGTGAGCTATCCTATATCACAAAAAGAATTGACCGTACTGCCAGCAACGAAAAGATTCATATGCTGGACATGTTCCAGGTGTTAGAAGCCCGCGATAAATACAAAGGCTCTCACGAGCGAATAGGAAAGGCTATTGAAAAATATTCTGTCAATACTTTACTTGATCAAACAGAATACTTCCGCCTGGTACTTTTTTGTTTCCTGACGGGAAATACTGATATGCATCTGAAAAACTTCTCCCTGATTCAGGGAGAAGATGGTTGGGGACTCTCACCCGCATACGACCTTTTAAATGTTACCCTGGTTTTTGAAGATGAAGATGATCTGGCCCTTACCATTGGTGGCAAAAGAAGAAAGTTACTGCAACAACATTTATCAGATCTGGCTAGTGGTTTGGGATTGAATTCCAGGCAAATTAGTGCTACTTACAAAATGTTCTCCCAGAACAAACCACTTGCCCTGGAATGGCTCGACCGGTCTTTCCTGTCGGATCAGAAAAAGGAAGCGTACAAGGTTAAGATAAATGAGCGCTATGCAAGACTTGGGCTTTAG
- a CDS encoding helix-turn-helix domain-containing protein, translating into MQLTTAAFEIHLFSETNTTSMEQFKQFAFKKIGVVDLDDAGNSYELSAYQDYVKVFFIKAGGKMQVDFTEYELEQDSLFFLSSNQWYQIKSDTTAGTLLYYNRDFYCVEIHDKEVACDGILFHNAYDIPVVHLDAAQSLDIQRILNEIKSELAGEESTLEEMVRILLKQIIIKATRIWKQTHQAEENSNEELEFSRQFSQLVEWNYTSKHSVADYAALLHLTPKALHKRLAKYAHTTPNDIIKNRIILEAKRLLAHTELSVKEIGYKLGYEDPSYFIRLFTHQVGLAPQQFRKSYQHSE; encoded by the coding sequence ATGCAACTAACAACCGCGGCATTTGAGATACATTTGTTCTCAGAAACCAACACCACAAGTATGGAACAGTTCAAGCAGTTTGCTTTTAAAAAGATTGGCGTGGTAGACCTGGATGATGCGGGTAATTCTTATGAGCTTTCGGCCTACCAGGATTATGTGAAGGTTTTCTTTATTAAGGCCGGCGGCAAAATGCAGGTCGATTTTACCGAATATGAACTTGAACAGGATAGCCTTTTCTTCCTTAGCAGCAACCAATGGTACCAGATCAAAAGCGATACTACCGCAGGCACCCTGCTCTACTATAACCGCGACTTCTACTGCGTGGAAATCCATGATAAGGAAGTGGCCTGCGACGGCATCCTCTTTCACAATGCCTACGATATTCCCGTCGTTCACCTCGATGCGGCACAGTCGCTGGATATTCAACGCATTCTGAACGAGATAAAATCGGAGCTGGCAGGCGAGGAAAGTACGCTGGAGGAAATGGTCCGCATTCTTCTTAAACAGATCATTATCAAGGCTACACGCATCTGGAAACAGACGCACCAGGCCGAAGAAAATTCCAACGAAGAGCTGGAGTTCTCCCGCCAGTTCAGCCAGCTGGTCGAGTGGAATTATACTTCCAAACATAGTGTTGCCGACTATGCCGCGCTGCTGCACCTCACTCCCAAAGCGCTGCATAAACGACTCGCGAAATACGCCCATACGACTCCCAATGATATCATCAAAAACCGGATCATCCTGGAGGCGAAACGGCTTTTGGCGCATACTGAATTGAGTGTCAAGGAAATAGGATATAAACTCGGGTATGAGGATCCTTCTTATTTTATCCGGCTCTTTACACACCAGGTGGGACTGGCACCGCAGCAATTCCGCAAGTCGTACCAGCATTCGGAATAG
- a CDS encoding DUF4407 domain-containing protein, translating into MTKDYSNVKRAGFVVRFLWRAAGGDRDLLERATYSDRVKYVCLGGIVFATGAMAGLAGGYAFYTIFEPRSSAIDDAISFPTVLASLFFGIVWGLMIFNIDRFIVTSTGKGDGTEAITWEEIKGALPRIIMGAIIALTISKPVEIRMFKTEIDIKLREKQLEQQTAYQAKVDSVYKDRELKLEQDFGQVSEERKSLMQRIRDYEDQYKAETAQGQGGRGQGEGPVARALKREQEKLEVQLQQFDQIHSAEVADLNRRKVELRAAKEKERNNNEKIANGLDGLLERIKLAHEIAGVTITLFITLLFMAIELTPVFFKLMLTKTPYDYLVENRDELIKAQNGIEVRYDYYKDKQGLERHLIINHEADRIIQEKIVVTDIQKELTAYAVQQYKQREMQKINENLDTYIQSIKADA; encoded by the coding sequence ATGACAAAAGATTACAGCAACGTAAAAAGAGCTGGTTTCGTTGTTCGCTTCTTATGGAGGGCCGCTGGTGGCGACCGTGATTTGCTGGAACGTGCCACCTATAGCGATAGGGTGAAGTATGTTTGTTTGGGAGGTATTGTTTTTGCCACAGGTGCTATGGCAGGCTTGGCGGGTGGATATGCCTTCTATACCATTTTTGAACCCCGGAGTTCTGCTATTGACGATGCCATCAGTTTTCCTACGGTACTTGCTTCTTTGTTTTTTGGTATTGTTTGGGGACTCATGATCTTTAATATCGACCGCTTTATTGTTACAAGTACAGGCAAAGGAGATGGCACGGAAGCTATTACCTGGGAAGAAATAAAAGGTGCGCTACCAAGGATCATTATGGGAGCCATTATCGCACTTACGATTTCCAAGCCTGTTGAAATAAGGATGTTTAAAACAGAGATAGATATCAAACTCCGAGAGAAACAATTGGAACAACAAACAGCCTACCAGGCAAAAGTTGATTCGGTATATAAGGACAGGGAGCTGAAGCTGGAACAAGACTTTGGCCAGGTAAGCGAAGAACGGAAAAGCCTGATGCAAAGGATAAGAGATTATGAAGATCAATACAAGGCCGAAACTGCACAAGGCCAGGGGGGAAGAGGACAAGGAGAAGGTCCTGTTGCCAGAGCGCTGAAAAGAGAGCAGGAAAAATTGGAAGTTCAGTTACAGCAGTTCGATCAGATACACAGCGCCGAAGTAGCTGACCTAAACAGGCGTAAAGTAGAACTAAGAGCTGCAAAAGAGAAAGAACGCAATAACAATGAGAAGATCGCGAATGGTCTGGATGGATTACTGGAACGTATTAAATTGGCTCACGAAATAGCCGGGGTAACAATTACCCTTTTTATTACCTTACTATTTATGGCTATTGAGCTGACGCCAGTGTTCTTTAAGCTAATGCTTACCAAAACGCCTTATGATTACCTCGTGGAAAACAGAGATGAGTTAATCAAGGCCCAAAACGGAATAGAAGTAAGATATGATTATTATAAAGATAAGCAGGGGCTGGAAAGGCATCTGATCATTAACCATGAAGCAGATCGTATCATCCAGGAAAAGATAGTTGTTACCGACATTCAGAAAGAGCTGACAGCCTATGCTGTACAACAGTATAAGCAAAGGGAAATGCAAAAGATCAATGAAAACCTGGATACTTATATCCAAAGTATAAAGGCAGATGCATAA